In candidate division WOR-3 bacterium, the genomic stretch GGTATCTGTCTTTAAATTAAAACGTGAGATTATTTTTAATTTTTTTGGCCCTTCTATTTCTAATATAACTGGTTTTTCCTGAGTCGCCTCAAAATAATTAACAATTTTCTCATTCTCAATGAGTTCAAGTTTGGCATTATAAGAAAGTGGTGTAATATCCTGCCATTTACCGGGTGATTCATTTGTAAACTTCAAAAAGACTGTATCACCTGGTGCACGCCAGTGAATAAAACGGTATGAGTGGTTTCCTTCTGGGACATTTATATAAAAAGAACGCCATTTACTCAATCTAATATTATCAATACGGGATACTTTTGAATACTCGCTCTCCAGGGTAATAAATTTTTCTTTAATGTCATCTTCCTGTAGAATTAATTTGTATAATTTTGTACCTTTTTTCTCACCCGACCAGGGAATTCTTGTATAGACCCGGAGCCAGGTTGGCCCTGAGACTTTTATCTCTAATGGTTGCTTTTTGGTCAGAACATAATAAGATTCTTCTTTTTGTGTCTGGATTTTTATTTTAACTTCATTCATTGGCGAAATGTTTACAACCTGATTCAGGACAAAAAATAAAATAATATTAATCATTTTTATGCCTCCTGATGTAATAATCAATATCAATTCTCAAGACCACAAAGATTATCAAACTGAGGATGACAAAAAAGATTGTGGAGAGAATGACCGAATAACGTTTTTCATAATATAATTTCCCTTCGCCAATTTCCGGGAGGGGTATCGGTGCAATGGGAAGTTCATAACGCCTCGTCAAGGTTCCAATGTTGTTGATATTTATCACCTTTACGCCGTTTTTAAGAAACCTGCCAGCAAGCCCTTGATGGAAAGAATATTTCAATGGGTCTAAAATTCCTGTAGGTAATTCGTATCCTGCGAGTGCAGTTGCACCGCCCCCGATATTTATAAAACAGGAAATTTTTTCTTCACCAGCAATTTCGTAATATAATCTGAATCTTTTTTCTATCGCCTCTTCAAGGTCTTTTGATTTCAATTCCATAATTTCATTTCTTTCTATTGCTGTTTCAAGGATTTTTCTACCTTCTGGGCTCAATCCTCTACCAATGTCATCAATACCTCCCAGGGAAGCAGCAACCGAACGAAATTTTAAAAGACCATTCTGAAATAAAAATTTTTCCATATCAAGATAAGTAAATTCAGGAATATTTGCACCCCACATTGAAGAACTTACAGAAGTGATGATAAGTGGTTGTAGGTTGAGCGTCTGGATAGTCGCAAGTGTTGCCAGGTTTAAAGCTGGAAATGAGCCACTGAAGGAAACGGCGATTATATCCCCCTCCTTGAGCTGACATTTTTTTAATAACTCTACAAGTGCTCCGGCGACATTGGGATTGGTAGTAGTCAATTTTGCATTAAGGTCACCCGGTTCACTTGTGATGGGAGAATGTTCAATCCCAATCAATCCCGTTTGATTAGGGTCATTCACCGGATCGATTAAAATACCCAATTTCAATCTTTGGATTTTTACTTGTTCAAAAAATGTCTGGGTCAATCGGGCACTGGCAATTTTTTCTTGGTAATGAGGGGCATAAATTTTTGTTTGATAATGAAAAACGCAATAAATAAAAAACAAAGCGATAATCGCCACTACAATGAGGATATAATTGGGGACTTTGCCACTTCGGAGTTTTAAAGAAATACCGCACCTCCAGTCAGGATTATTATAATCAATCTCACCAGCACCGCGGCAATAAGCATGGTACTCAGTGTTTCTATAACTCCTTGGCGTTGCATCCAGTAGGCAATAAGTCCAGGAACAACAAAACCGATGGTGACGATATCAAGCTTTAAGGTCTCCAGGGTTAGTGAGGGATAAATGTGCGTAAGATAACCAAGGAGATATCCGATGATAATCGCGACGATTAAAAGTCTTCGGCCATAGAGCAGGATGTAGCGGGAAAGAAAACGGAGCAGGAGATAGGTTACCAGTGCTACGATAATGGTGCTAATTACCATGTCGGGTTGATGTAGGTTGAGGGCGATATAGCCAGGAACCACGACCCCACCAGCAGCAAGTCCTATCGTCTCGGTGAGCAGTAGATTAAACATCATTCCCAATCCTACGGCGATTACAATCATATTCGGCTTTGTGGGGTAGACAGACTACCGTGCTGGACCAGATACTCAATAAGCTTTTCACCATAGCCTACGATATTGCCCAGCGCCAGGAGTACACTGTCATCTTTTATCTCCTTGGCGAGCACCTGATAAATGTATTCAAAAGAACGATTGCCTAGGTCAAAAATTTTATTTTTATCAATACCATTTTTCCGAGCATAACGACAGAAAACATGGGTCTCGCCACCGGTGACGAAGTAAGCGTTAGCGTTTATCTTCGTACCTATTAATTCTGCAAGCTGCACCGAACGGTCAATCCGGTCAGCACGGCAGTTGATGAGAAGATAAAGATTTTCCTCAGGTTTGCCAATCCTTTCGTATATCAGAAAAGAAGAATCCGGGTCATTCGCAGCCAGGGCGTTATAAAGGGTAACTTTTTTGGTTCCCAGTTGCAGATGATATTTTTTCAAAACACCATAATCCGGGATATACCGATACATCTCCTTTAAGGCTTTATCCCGAGGAATACCCAGATGGCGGCAGATGGTTAAAACGAGTGCAACATTTTCACGGTGTTCAACATAGGGAAAATTTTTTAATTCTTCAAGAGAGACTTCGTCTTCTTGACTTAAAAAGATTTCTAACCCCCGCTTCTTTGCTAGTTTTTCCAGGAGTGGATATAAATTTTTCTCCGCAGTGAAAATTTTGGCATGGGATGGAACTGCATTAATGAAGTTTTTGGCGATATCGGTCAGGGTTGGTCCCATTACATCCAGATGGTCTGCCCTTACATTCGTGATCACCACAATCTGGGGAGCGATTATTTTACTCTCTTCAATCCATTGAAGGTCTGGTCTTAGAGACATATTTTCCAGCACAAGTGCAGTTACATTTTCCCGGGCAGCTCTTCTTGTGATAGCAAGTTGTTCTCGGATATTTGCCCGGCCGGGTCGAATTACGGGCTCCTCAAATTGGTTATCAATAACCATCCTTGGTTTTGTCCCGGTGGTCTTGGTTAGGGTTTTATATCCGCCAGCTTTAAGTGCAGCACCCAGTAATCTGGTTACGGTTGATTTACCCCGTGTGCCATTAACCACGATGCGCAATGGTATGGCGCGGATATTCCGTTCGTGATTTATCCATTCCAGACGGCCCACGATGATAAAAAGAATGAGGAGAGAAAAGAGCAATAAGATGCCGTAGTCAAGATGCACGGTAAAGTTTAATCAAAAACTGAATATTGTCAATCGTCCATTTGAAGATGGACGCTAAAGTTTGGCACCGGAAATTCGCATTAGCAAACGCACTCCAGGACACGGGGCTAAAGCCTCAGCTCCAGTACGGGAGTAGAACAGGCCAGAATATAGGGCAAGGCTTTTGCCTTGCGGTTGCCTTTAGTTGCGTGAAGTATAAAATTAGCCACAATCTTCAAGGTTCTGTTACCATTCCCTTCAAAATAGACAGTGCCTTTTAGTAGACGAACCAGGAATGTTAGGTCAATAAAATCCCTCTCTGTCCCCATTTTATAAAGAGGGGATAAGGGGGATTCAGTGCTCTTTAATCCTTTAAAATCACACATTTCTTCGTTATTACCTTTTCATTAACAAATAATTTTACAAAATACACACCACCTATCAATTGCCCGGTCTCTATTTTATAGATGCCCGCAGGTTTGTAGCCATCGAATAGGATCTGCTCAATCTGCCCTAAGACATTGTAGATAACCAGTTTTACCTTTGATGGTTGTGGAACTGCATACTGGATTTTTATTCTACCATCAAATACTGGATTCTGTAGAATCTTTAAACCTGCATCCTGTATCCGGTATCCTGCATCAGTCTCAATCCCTAATGGTCTTATCTTAAAATCACCAAAATCCCAGGCAACACCCCGGGGTCTATTCTCACCGGGTCTTGGCGGTCCATAAGCCCAGATCATTATCTTGCAGGAATCAGAGATGACATCAGGGACAAGCCATTGATAAGTTGTATCATTTCCTGGAATTCCCAGGGCAATTGTATCATAGGTATTCCCATTATCTGATGAGAAGAATAAAGCGAATGAATCCGCACTCGGTGGGTCAAACTTTTCCCAGGTAATGGGATATTGCTGTCCTGGATGCAAAACCTCACCGCCATTAGGCTGGTGTAAACGCACCCCCTCAATCTCCCAGATGACAACAGCATGTAAAGTCGGAATGCCGTTTTCATACCAAGACTCAATTACCTCAGGATAGCCATTGGCATTTAAATCATAAACGTTCAACTCCACTATCTGGTGGCTGGTCCAATCGCTGCTGTAAACGCGCTGATATTGATGTATCCCGGTCGCTTTAATAATATGCCAACGGTTGCAGGTTGACCAGACAATTTCTTCTATACCATCGGCGTCAATATCACCGCAGATACTAAATGCGTGATACCAATTTGACGGTAATTGAGTTGAATCAACCGGAAAATATTCATAGATATTGTCCCCTATTGATTCATAAAGATACAGTCGGGCTTTGCTAAATAATGAATTAAGCAGAAACTCGGGTTTGTCATTGCCATCCATATCGTGAGAGGCAAATATGTCGTAGCTGCCGGGGCGAGGTAATGTATCCTCGAATATTAACTGATAGTTGTCATCACCAACGCATTCCCAAACATAAACATATCCTTCGGCATTACTACTTATAAATTCTATCTGACCGTCCTGGTCAAAATCACCATTTATAAAATATGATGCGTCAGGAATCGTATCTTGCCAGACCAGGGTATATTGATTGTCACCGGTGTTCTCATAAACACAGGTATAATGCCACCATGGAGGTTGGTAATTGTAGTGATAGCTGAAGAGAATTTCTCTTATTCCATCTTGATCAAGATCAACAATATAACCACCAGCAATGCCATTAAACCCGCTATCCGCCCACACGATGGTAGTTGGATGGGCATGGGGTGATGGCGATTCATACACATATAACGGGGAACCACCACCAAACTTACTCCCCACCATATCCACCAGGGAGTCAGTATCTAAAAAGCCGATACTATAAAGTGGAACTTTTGGACTTACTGTATCTTCTAATATGTATTTGTCATAACCGATATGCTCCCAGAATTGTAGCACTTCTGCCCCATATTTACCAAAAATGATGTTTTGTCTCCCATCCTGGTCTGTATCAAAACATTGAGCCCTCCAAGTACCGTCGGCATTCAGAAACTCCGTGACTTTGCGGAAACTAAGAGATTCACCCAGAATAACAAACCCGGCAATTAGAATCATAAGCCATGGTGTCTTCATAGTTCCCCATCCTTTTCATACTGAGAATTCTTACGGGGAGAGGAGAACTCTCCTCTCCCCGGTAATACTACTATTTTAGCTTAATCACCTTTTCAGTCATTGACTGATTACCTGATTTTAATTCCACAAAGTGGATTCCCGCAGGCAATTGCTTACCATTGTCATCAAACCCAGACCATAACAGCGAATGTGCGGAAGTGTCTGATTTATTCCGAATCTTGTTGAAGGTCTTTACCACACGCCCGGTTGCATCATAAACTTTTAAAGAAATCTTTTGATTATTATCTGTAATCTGTAATTTAATGGATGTCTCTTGTGAAAACGGATTCGGGAATGCAACCAATTGATTATGTGGTGAATATTTGCTATCTCTTAAGGATTGCGGACCACCACCACCTTTCTCATCGACCTTCCGATAAACCTTGATTCCCGCAAGCGCGACACCGGTACTATTGGGATTCTTTATTGAAAAGGTAATCCGATGCGCATCACGATACAGGTCATTAGGAATTAACACCTCAAAATCATAAGATTCATTCGGTTTTATTGTCAGGGTATGTTTTTTGACACCATTAATCCAGAGTTCATAGGTTCGGTTACTATTGCCTTCAAAGTAGGCAGTGCCTTTAACCTTGTGGAAAGGAAAAGCAGGGTCAAGAAGACAGAGGTCATATATCAACTCGCTATTTGCATAATCAACCGAACAATTGCTGTAATTAATTATCCCGTCACGCTGTCTGCAGAATGCTGAGGGCGTGTTTTTACCTGTTTCTACTATGTATAACGGTGATTCACTGCCGGGCGGTGCATCACCAAACTGCTGATGGACACAGACAATCTGATAGGGTGTTGCATCACCTTTAGTGAAGATGGTATAGAGGTCCCAGGGATACCAGTCTCTCTGTAAATAACTATGGCAGAAGTATTCGTTTTCAGATGCCTGACTGACCCAGCCATAGCCGTAGGTCTCACTGCGGTAACGGATGTCAAATTGGTCAATCGGTGCTTCACACCAGACCGAGAAATCAACAGCTGCATTAACCGGATAGGCACAAACAGCATATGGCTGGCTGTAACCTCCTCCATCTTCCCACCTATTATTAGGAATATCTTTCTCCCGTCGCCAGATTTCATAATCACCGTCATAATGCCACACTACTGCAAGATAATTACCATGATCATCAAGATGAGGATATGTTGAAGGGGCATCGTCCTGCCGGGAAATATTTTCTATATCCTGCCAGTTGCCGTCAGTCCGCCACCGATAGAAAATATCCTCAGGTCTATCAGGTGCAAGTTTCTTGCTCCAGACAACATGAGGGTCACCATTGCCATCAATCGTTATTGCCACATTACTGCCATACAGCGTGCCATCATCTGCCTGGTCAATAATATAAGGTTCAGGCGGTTCGGTCGCAGTCGCATTAAACTGATAGAATAAAACTGCACTGACATAATCCTCACCACCTACCCAGTTCATTACGGAAAAGGCAACAAAGACATCGCCACCATAGGTCGCAACTGCCGGAGGTCCAGGTTCAAGACCCACAGAAGGGAGAATCGTAAATCCCTGCCATTCACCGCTGAGGTCCCGATAACGATACTTGACCTGATTTTCGTTATCAATGAACACCACACAGGGATTACTGGCAAAAAATCCGGGAACCAATCCTACCGATGGGTACCGCCCATATTCTTTTTGCTGGCTCTGAGGGTCTTCAAGAATATGATACGGTGACCAGGTTTCACCACCATCATTAGAGAACGAGTAATGGACTCTTCCTTGGGATTGATAGACAAGGTGCAGAGTGCCACTGAATATATCCCTGACCAGATGATTGGCAGAGTTAAACGCAGTCGCCTCTGGGGTATCAGAAAGCAAGAGGTCGTCGTTTGCCATATACGCAAGGTCTTGATTATTGCCATAGCCGATATGGAAAATCAGGTGTTTTGCAATATTCCCTTTCACAATACAACAGTGCGGTTTACAGGCTGGGGGCTCAACGGGACTAATATCCTCAAGTATAAATGGACTTTCCCAGTCAAAACCTACCCCGGGTGAGTAATTGCCATAACATCCATAAACATAGTTCGCATCACCACAGACTGCGAAGAGCCTATTTGTCCCCGCGATTAGAAAATCAGAACCTTCTATTTCATTTACACCTAAAGTCCCCGTATCCCAGTGCTCTCCACCATCTGTTGAGGCAAAGCATCTAATGTGACCTGTGTTAGGACCTCTTAGTGTATCTTCACAGATTGCATAGATATACCCCTGCTGATCAAGTGCAATGTGCGGATAGTAAAAGATTTGATTCCAGGGGTCAACAAGGATACAGGTTGTGTACCAGCCCTGGGCAGAAGGTGTTGCGTAAAATATGTAGCCGATCTCCCATGCTAAACTCACTTCATTGCTTACAAAAACGACATGGGGTTTATTATTGAAAGTTGTTATATCCGGACAGCATTCAGGATAAGGACCACCCGCATCAATTATATCAAATGGACTCCACGAATTACCATGATCGCCGGAGGCAGTGTAAACAATATATGAGCCCTGACGAAAAACCAAACGGATAGAGTCGTTATCCGCAGTGATTGAAGGTTCGGGTAAGTTATAAATTGCATCGGCAACTTCGTAATATCCTTCCCAGGTTACGCCATCATTGGTTGAACGACAGAACTTCAGAGTATGGGGAATTTCTAATTTCGTGGTGTAAACCACATAGAGATAATTGTCAATGCCGGCGATACTGAGGTTTCTTTTGGCATCGGGTATCATATCGCCAGCCTCAGAAATTGCGACCTCGCTTGACCAGGTGAACCCAACATTGGTTGATTTTTATAATAAACCCGGTAGTTACCTTCACGATTATCACTCCAGATGGCATGGATAGCATCATTTTTGACGACCATCTCAGGGAATTTTGGCTGCTGCAGTGTTGCGGCAATAGACATTTTACACCTCCACCCATCGGGTGGATAGGACTGGGCATTGAGAATGATTATTGTGCCCAGTAATAAAATGGTGCTTAAAGTTAACTTAAATTTCATTTTTTTCCTCCATTATATTCAGCCCGGAGGCTGAAAGGACACCAAAACTAAATTTGTGCGATAAATCGCACCGCTACAATATCGCAAACCTGAAGGTTTGCCCTGCGATTATTTCAATCCTATAGAAAAGACCCTACGCAACCAGAAGGTTGCGGCTACATCCTATGAAAAAGACCATGCGCAGGCTGAAGCCTGCGGCCACCAGAAATTTTTATCGGCACTATATTTTTCTGCTCCGGTGCCACTGGTTGAGCGCAAAACTAAAGCCTTGCCCTATATGGGGGGATTTTTGGCACGCAAGGGTGATGCCTCTCACTTCTTAGATTTATTTAGTGGTCAAGGTTGCTTAATAATTTAAAGTTAGATGTAGGACAAACCTTTTTACTTTCTTCAGTTACTAACCGCCCAGGGTTCTCATATTTTTGGGTTTTATTGATTGTAATAGTTGTAGATATTTACAATGCCTGCTAGGGCGGCAGTTTCACTTCGCAAACGATTGGGACTGAAAGAAATAAAACGGGCATTATAGGAAGAATAAGTTTTTTGTTCTTCAGGTGAAAAACCACCCTCTGGCCCAATCAATAAGAGAATATTTTGCAAACCAGGTTGGAGTTTATCTTTTCCGGTTCTGTCACCCACAACAATCAAATCATATTTGTTAAATTCCTTTTGAATATCATCAACAAATGATACTTCAGGCATATAATATTGCTGTGATTGTAACATCGCGGCCAAAGCAATTTTTTTGAAATGTTCAAGCCGGGGTTGGGTCAGGTTTTTCACCACTGAATACTGGGTAAGGAAAAAGATAAACCCACTTACCCCGAGTTCGGTGCCTTTTTCGATGATGAAATCGGTACGGCCACCTTTGAGTGGTGCAATACCTAGATAGAGTTTTAACGGATTTTGTCTCGGTATCAGTTCTTCCTCGAGAATCTTTATAACCATCGCATTTTGCAAAATCTGTTCAATCACCGTGTGGTATCTTTTGCCTTTGCCATCCGTAAAATAGATCGTATCCCCCGGTCTTTTCCGCAGCACATTCTTTATATGATGGAATTCTGGACCCGTAAGCAAAATCTGGGCGTTTTGAATTTGTTCTTCTTTTACAAAAAAGAGATTGTGCATTTGGGTATGCATATTAAATGCGTTTTTTGATAACTGGTTCGCCTTCATATTTTTTAAGTTCATCAATCAATTTTGTGAAATTACGGTCATAGGTTGCCAAAGGTTTTAGGCCTATTTCCACATACAGGTCACCCGTGCCCCCATTGATTTTGGGCATTCCCTTACCTCTTATCTTTATTATCTCCGGCGCACCACAACCCTTAGGGATTTTTACTACTTCCCTTGTTCCATTAAGTCCGGGGATTTCTACAGTGCCGCCACTGATAAGGGTGGAATAGGGAACCGCCACCTGGATGAAAAGGTCATCACCTCGCCTCTCATAATATTCATGGGGTTTTTCTTCAAACTCCACGATGATATTGCCTTTACCACCAGGACCGTAATGTCCTTCACCACGGAGCACAATGTATTGACCATTGCTCACACCCTTGGGAATTCTTATCTCCACGGTTCTTTGCACTTTAATCCGGCCTGTTCCGCTACACTTGGCACAAGGGGTTTTTACTAATTCGCCACTACCATGACATTTAGGACAGGTGGAGACGCTGGTAAATGTGCCAAAGAAACTGCGGGTTGTGGTTCTTATCTGACCCCGGCCGCCGCACTGAGAACATGGTGCAAAATCATAACCTCCTTTCCCAGCACATGCAGAACAGTATTCATACCGATTTACCTTAAACTGCTTTTTAGCTGAATTAGCAATATCCTCCAGCGATACCCTTAACACAACTTTTATATCACCGCCCCGTTGCTGTGCGGTGCGTGTCCGGGTAGTGGTGCCGAAGAAATCGCCGAATATGGAACTACCGAAGAGATTACCGAGGATATCTTCCAGGTCATCAAAATGGGTAAAATCGTCCCAGGTGAAACCACCACCCCGGAAGGTCTGTGAGACACCTTCGTGTCCGTAATTATCATAGAGCTGACGCTTCTGGGGGTCCATTAAAACTTCGTAGGCTTCGGAGATTTCTTTAAACTTCTCCTCAGCCTCTTTTTTGTTGTTGGGGTTCATGTCCGGATGCCACTTCTTTGCTAGTTCCCGATATGCTTTCTTTATTTCTTCGGGAGTAGCATTCCGTGGGACCCCAAGAATTTCGTAATAATCTTTTTTCATACCGGGATTGACCTCTGATTAACCAATTTGCGGAAATGGAAGCGCTAAATTTTACTTATTTCCTTCGTCGTCAACAACCCGGTAATCGGCACCCCCAGCCGCTCCTTCTTCTGGTTTTGGACCAGGTGGCGGTTCAGATGGTCCAGCAGACTGTGCCCGCGTTGCTGCTTCTCGATAAACTGCTTCTGATAGTTTGTAGACTGCCTGTTGCAGGTCATCTATCGCCTGATTTATCGCATTGATATCGTTTCCATCTTTCTTCTGCTTGAGTATCTCTAATTTCTTGCCGATTTCACTTCTTTCTTCGAAGGAGATCTTTTCTCCGTATTCCTTCAGGGTTTTTTCCACGCTATAGATCACATTGTCTGCCTTATTTCTTGCTTCAATCAATTCTCGTTGACGCCTGTCTTCCGCTGCATGTTCTTCGGCTTCTTTTACCATTCTTTCAATCTCTTCTTTCGTCAATCCGCTCGAGGCTGTGATTTTAATCTTTTGTTCTTTTCCCGTACCAAGGTCTTTAGCCGAGACATGGAGAATACCGTCCGCATCAATATCAAATGTCACCTCAATCTGGGGGATACCCCGCGGTGCAGGCGGGATGCCATAGAGGTCAAACTTACCCAGGGTTCGGTTCTGGTGGGCCATGGGTCTTTCGCCTTGGAGGACATGGACCGTGACCGCTGTCTGGTTATCTTCGGCAGTGGTAAATATTTGGGATTTTTTAGTCGGAATGGTAGTATTGCGTGGGATGATAGGCGTCATCACACCACCGAGGGTTTCAATTCCTAAGGTCAATGGTGTTACATCGAGTAAGAGAATGTCCTTTTTCTCTCCTGCCAGGACTGCCCCTTGAATTGCCGCGCCGATAGCAACGACTTCATCCGGATTGATACCTTTATGAGGTTCTTTGCCAAAGAAATCTCGCACCACCTGCTGAATACGAGGCATTCTCGTTTGCCCTCCCACCAGCACGACCTCATTGATATCCTGGACAGTAAGATTGGCATCCAAGAGTGCTTGTTTTATCGGTGGTATGGAACGTTGAATCAGGTCTTCCACAAGGCTTTCAAGTTTAGCCCTGGTCAATTTCATCTCCAGATGCAATGGAGTGCGGTCTTTGTCCGAGGCGATAAAAGGAAGACTGATTGTCGTCTCCATTACCGTGGAGAGTTCACATTTGGCTTTTTCCGCAGCCTCCTTGAGCCGTTGGAGGGCAGTCACATCTTTGCGTAAATCAATACCATGTTCACGCATAAATTCTTCAGCAATATAATTCATTATCCGCTCGTCAATATCATCGCCACCCAGGTGGGTATCGCCATTGGTAGAAAGAACTTCGAATACCCCTTCACCGATCTCCAAAATTGAAATATCAAATGTTCCACCGCCAAAATCGTAAACTGCAATCTTTTCATGTTTCTTTTTGTCCAGACCGTAAGCAAGGGATGAGGCCGTTGGTTCATTTATTATACGGAGAACTTCAAGCCCGGCGATTGTACCCGCATCTTTTGTCGCCTGGCGCTGCGAATCGTTGAAATATGCCGGAACCGTAATCACCGCCTTGGTCACTTTTTCGCCAAGATATGCTTCGGCCGCTTGTTTAAGATACTGGAGAATCATCGCTGAGATTTCGGGCGGTGAATATCTTTTGCCCATCACTTCAACCCAGGCATCGCCGTTGGTGTGTTCCACGACCTTATAGGGAACACGGGCAATCTCCTGAGGAACCTCGCTGTAACGGCGACCCATAAACCTTTTTATTGAATAAATGGTATTCTGGGGATTGGTAATTGCCTGGCGCTTGGCAAGTGGCCCAATGAGTCTTTCGCCCGTCTTGGTAAAAGCTACTACCGAAGGTGTGGTTCTGCCACCTTCGGGGTTAGGGATGACAACGGGTTGCCCCCCTTCTAAAACAGCAACACATGAATTGGTAGTTCCCAAATCAATCCCGATTATTTTCGACATTTTCCTGACCTCCTTTTTCTTCAGGTTTTGAAACCAAAACTTTTGCCGGTTTGATTACCCGGTCACCAACTTTGTAACCTTTACTAATCTCTTCCACAATAGTATTTTCCGGATGATCATTACTCATCACAACACCCACCGCCTCATGGAGCGTCGGGTCGAATATTTCACCTAATCCGGAATACTCAACCAGTCCCATTGATTTTAAAACATCGCGCAACTGACGTTCAATGATCTCAATCCCCTTGAAGAAACTTTCAAAATTCGGATTCAATTCTGCACCAGCCAGTGCCCGGTCGAAATTGTCCAATACCGGTAGAATCTTAGTGAGGAATTCTACTTTTGCGAATTTTTTGAACTCCGCGAACTCGTTCTCCATCCGTTTTCGATAATTATCCCATTCCGCAAGCGCACGCAGATAGTCCTCCCGAAGTTCTTTCAGTTGCGCTTCTTTTTTCTCCAATTCTTCCTTCATCAAACTCACCGGTCCTTTTTTTGCCATGGTTAAATTCTCCTCATTGTCAAAATTTAGACAAATCCGATTTATGGAAGTTTATCATTAAATTTTTATCGTCCAACCAGGAGACGTTCCGAGAGAATTTCGGGTAAACCTGCTGCGATTATTTTCTGACCCGCGAGGGGGATATTATACTCAATCCGGACAAACTCAATCGTATTTTTATTCCCATCATAAATCACATAACTCGCCCGCGGGTCAAGATCCCGAGGCTGACCAACACTCCCCACATTGATAATATAACGCCTTCTTTTGATAATGGGAAATGGGTTTTCCTGGAGGAAATCGGTATAACCATTATCGTCTTGAAATACAACACCGGCAACATGCGAATGCCCCACAAAACATATCTGTTCCGTGAAGAAATTGAATTGGTTTTCAAATTCCTCAAGGTTGAAAAGATAATTCCATTCCTCAGGATGTTCAGGAGTGGAATGAACAAGGAGGAGATTGTCAATTTTATAAGTCAGGGGCAATTCTTGGAGTTTTTTGTAATATTCGGGTTTGATATGTTCTTTAGTCCACTTTATTGCCTGGGCTGCAACCTTGTTAAAATTTGCCGTATCAGTTTTGTCGATGGTCGCCCAGTCGTGGTTACCCGCAACAATCGCATCCGCCTCCTGAAAACAGATTTCCGCGCATTCATTGGGATTTGCGCCGTAGCCGACAATATCACCCAGACAGAAGATATTCTTTATCCTTCTTTTTTTGATATCCTTTATGACCGCCTGGATTGCTTCTAAATTGGCGTGGATATCACTTATTATT encodes the following:
- a CDS encoding T9SS type A sorting domain-containing protein, giving the protein MKTPWLMILIAGFVILGESLSFRKVTEFLNADGTWRAQCFDTDQDGRQNIIFGKYGAEVLQFWEHIGYDKYILEDTVSPKVPLYSIGFLDTDSLVDMVGSKFGGGSPLYVYESPSPHAHPTTIVWADSGFNGIAGGYIVDLDQDGIREILFSYHYNYQPPWWHYTCVYENTGDNQYTLVWQDTIPDASYFINGDFDQDGQIEFISSNAEGYVYVWECVGDDNYQLIFEDTLPRPGSYDIFASHDMDGNDKPEFLLNSLFSKARLYLYESIGDNIYEYFPVDSTQLPSNWYHAFSICGDIDADGIEEIVWSTCNRWHIIKATGIHQYQRVYSSDWTSHQIVELNVYDLNANGYPEVIESWYENGIPTLHAVVIWEIEGVRLHQPNGGEVLHPGQQYPITWEKFDPPSADSFALFFSSDNGNTYDTIALGIPGNDTTYQWLVPDVISDSCKIMIWAYGPPRPGENRPRGVAWDFGDFKIRPLGIETDAGYRIQDAGLKILQNPVFDGRIKIQYAVPQPSKVKLVIYNVLGQIEQILFDGYKPAGIYKIETGQLIGGVYFVKLFVNEKVITKKCVILKD
- the pgsB gene encoding poly-gamma-glutamate synthase PgsB; protein product: MHLDYGILLLFSLLILFIIVGRLEWINHERNIRAIPLRIVVNGTRGKSTVTRLLGAALKAGGYKTLTKTTGTKPRMVIDNQFEEPVIRPGRANIREQLAITRRAARENVTALVLENMSLRPDLQWIEESKIIAPQIVVITNVRADHLDVMGPTLTDIAKNFINAVPSHAKIFTAEKNLYPLLEKLAKKRGLEIFLSQEDEVSLEELKNFPYVEHRENVALVLTICRHLGIPRDKALKEMYRYIPDYGVLKKYHLQLGTKKVTLYNALAANDPDSSFLIYERIGKPEENLYLLINCRADRIDRSVQLAELIGTKINANAYFVTGGETHVFCRYARKNGIDKNKIFDLGNRSFEYIYQVLAKEIKDDSVLLALGNIVGYGEKLIEYLVQHGSLSTPQSRI
- the pgsW gene encoding poly-gamma-glutamate system protein, translating into MAIIALFFIYCVFHYQTKIYAPHYQEKIASARLTQTFFEQVKIQRLKLGILIDPVNDPNQTGLIGIEHSPITSEPGDLNAKLTTTNPNVAGALVELLKKCQLKEGDIIAVSFSGSFPALNLATLATIQTLNLQPLIITSVSSSMWGANIPEFTYLDMEKFLFQNGLLKFRSVAASLGGIDDIGRGLSPEGRKILETAIERNEIMELKSKDLEEAIEKRFRLYYEIAGEEKISCFINIGGGATALAGYELPTGILDPLKYSFHQGLAGRFLKNGVKVININNIGTLTRRYELPIAPIPLPEIGEGKLYYEKRYSVILSTIFFVILSLIIFVVLRIDIDYYIRRHKND
- the pgsC gene encoding poly-gamma-glutamate biosynthesis protein PgsC; protein product: MIVIAVGLGMMFNLLLTETIGLAAGGVVVPGYIALNLHQPDMVISTIIVALVTYLLLRFLSRYILLYGRRLLIVAIIIGYLLGYLTHIYPSLTLETLKLDIVTIGFVVPGLIAYWMQRQGVIETLSTMLIAAVLVRLIIIILTGGAVFL